From a region of the Lactuca sativa cultivar Salinas chromosome 4, Lsat_Salinas_v11, whole genome shotgun sequence genome:
- the LOC111912794 gene encoding truncated transcription factor CAULIFLOWER A produces MGRGRVTLKRIENKINRQVTFSKRRSGLLKKAHEISVLCDADVALIVFSTKGKLCEYSTDSGMERILERYERYSYAEMQANTTHNETQGSWSLEHAKLKARIELLQKTQRHFMGEDLDSLSLKELQNLEQQLDTALKHVRLRKNQLMLESISELQKKDKELQDQNNTLSKQIKELEKDIPSHQQQNNETMPSFQFNIFNNPNMCEQPRMEGDAEENLRQAQMATVTVMPPWMIQHMNK; encoded by the exons ATGGGAAGAGGAAGGGTGACGTTGAAGAGGATAGAGAACAAGATCAATCGGCAGGTGACTTTCTCAAAACGGAGGTCGGGATTGTTGAAGAAAGCTCATGAGATCTCCGTTCTCTGTGATGCCGATGTCGCACTCATCGTCTTCTCTACTAAAGGAAAGCTCTGCGAGTACTCTACTGATTCCGG aatggaaAGGATCCTTGAAAGATATGAAAGATACTCATACGCAGAAATGCAGGCCAATACAACCCACAATGAAACACAA GGAAGCTGGTCTCTGGAACATGCAAAACTAAAAGCCAGAATCGAGCTTTTGCAGAAAACCCAAAG GCATTTCATGGGAGAAGATCTTGATTCCTTGAGCCTCAAGGAACTCCAAAATCTTGAGCAGCAACTTGATACAGCTCTTAAACACGTTAGGTTGAGaaag AATCAACTGATGCTTGAATCAATTTCTGAGCTCCAAAAGAAG GACAAGGAATTACAGGATCAAAACAACACCCTCTCTAAGCAAATCAAAGAACTAGAGAAAGACATACCCTCCCACCAACAACAAAACAATGAAACCATGCCCTCATTCCAATTCAACATCTTCAACAACCC TAATATGTGTGAGCAGCCACGAATGGAGGGTGATGCGGAAGAAAACCTAAGACAAGCGCAAATGGCGACGGTTACGGTTATGCCACCATGGATGATTCAACACATGAACAAGTGA
- the LOC111912792 gene encoding ADP,ATP carrier protein ER-ANT1, producing MTTKSERFSSDFVMGGAAAIISKSAAAPIERVKLLLQNQGELLKRGQLKKPYTGVGQCFKRVFKEEGFFSFWRGNQVNVIRYFPTQAFNFAFKGYFKSVFGRSKERDGYMKWFIGNVASGSAAGATTSLFLYHLDYARTRLATDSSGISRNHKHQFNGLFDVYNKTLATDGIRGLYRGFGISIVGITLYRGMYFGLYDSLKPVVLIGSFQDNFIASFFLGWSVTTFSGVCAYPFDTVRRRMMLTSGQPSKYHHAIHAINEIIRLEGFLALYRGVTANMLVGVAGAGVLAGYDKLYRITYKSSHNLEHQKVL from the exons ATGACAACAAAATCAGAGAGGTTTTCTTCTGATTTTGTGATGGGAGGTGCAGCAGCCATCATATCAAAAAGTGCAGCCGCACCAATCGAAAGAGTGAAGCTTTTACTACAAAATCAAGGAGAGTTATTGAAGAGAGGTCAACTCAAAAAACCATATACAGGGGTTGGTCAATGCTTCAAAAGGGTGTTTAAAGAAGAAGGCTTTTTCTCATTTTGGAGGGGTAATCAAGTCAATGTGATTCGATATTTCCCAACTCAG GCTTTCAATTTTGCATTCAAAGGTTACTTCAAAAGTGTATTTGGAAGGTCAAAAGAGAGAGATGGATATATGAAGTGGTTTATTGGGAATGTTGCTTCAGGAAGTGCTGCAGGAGCCACCACTTCATTGTTTTTATATCATTTGGATTATGCAAGAACTCGATTAGCAACCGATTCATCAGgcatttcaagaaatcataaacACCAATTTAATGGACTTTTTGATGTTTATAACAAGACCCTTGCAACTGATGGAATTAGAGGATTATATCGTGGATTTGGGATTTCAATTGTGGGGATTACTCTTTATAGAGGGATGTATTTTGGTTTATATGACAGCTTGAAACCTGTTGTCTTAATTGGATCATTTCAG GACAATTTTATCGCAAGTTTTTTCTTGGGATGGAGTGTGACAACGTTTTCTGGTGTTTGTGCATATCCATTTGACACAGTGAGGCGAAGAATGATGTTGACTTCTGGTCAACCCTCAAAATATCATCATGCTATTCATGCAATAAATGAGATCATTCGATTAGAGGGTTTCTTGGCATTATATCGAGGGGTTACTGCAAACATGCTTGTTGGTGTAGCTGGGGCTGGAGTTCTTGCAGGATATGATAAATTGTATCGAATTACATACAAAAGTAGTCATAATTTGGAGCATCAAAAAGTCTTGTAG